From Syntrophales bacterium, a single genomic window includes:
- the cas2 gene encoding CRISPR-associated endonuclease Cas2, which yields MNMIVAYDIADPKRLTRVAKIVSDYGVRVQKSIFEVAVDDRIFAEMKARIEKVIVLEEDGVKYFPVCEKCAGTVEIIGRGVYTDPDEEFYIY from the coding sequence ATGAACATGATTGTGGCTTATGATATTGCAGATCCGAAACGCTTAACCAGGGTAGCCAAGATTGTTAGCGACTATGGTGTCCGGGTGCAAAAATCCATATTTGAGGTAGCTGTGGACGACAGAATCTTTGCGGAGATGAAGGCACGCATTGAGAAGGTCATTGTGTTGGAGGAGGATGGTGTAAAATATTTTCCCGTATGTGAAAAATGTGCGGGAACCGTAGAGATTATCGGCCGGGGAGTGTACACCGATCCGGATGAGGAGTTTTACATTTATTAG
- the cas2 gene encoding CRISPR-associated endonuclease Cas2: MIVIVTYDITDPKRLNRTHKFLKEFGLNTQKSVFECDIDKEGIKRIRAYCKENLDLSSDSVRIYKVCNHCINKVIISGQGLKVTQLEYMVV; this comes from the coding sequence ATGATTGTAATTGTAACCTATGACATCACAGACCCAAAGCGTCTGAATCGGACCCATAAATTTCTGAAGGAGTTTGGTTTGAATACTCAGAAATCGGTCTTTGAGTGTGACATCGATAAAGAGGGTATCAAGCGGATCCGTGCATACTGTAAGGAAAACCTTGATTTGTCGAGTGACTCGGTGAGGATATATAAGGTCTGTAACCACTGCATAAACAAGGTAATAATTTCCGGCCAGGGGCTTAAAGTAACCCAGCTTGAATACATGGTGGTTTAG